Proteins encoded together in one Helicobacter pylori window:
- a CDS encoding ATP-dependent helicase codes for MMGFEKSILDNLNEAQKIAACHIQGPLLILAGAGSGKTKTLTSRLAYLIGACGVPSENTLTLTFTNKASKEMQERALKLLKNQTLIPPLLCTFHRFGLLFLRQHMGLLKRACDFSVLDSDEVKTLCKQLKISSFRASISQIKNGMMDLSMQDSECHKAYELYQNALKKDNLVDFDDLLCLSLKILQDNEKLAKEISERYHYIMVDEYQDTNALQLEFLKQLSCTHHNLCVVGDDDQSIYGFRGADISNILNFSKHFKGAKIVKLETNYRSSAEILACANSLISHNQHRHIKTLQSFKGSHKSVVCKEYLTQKEESLDVAYQIKALLKKGENLENIAILYRLNGLSRSIEESLNALNIPYRLIGALSFYERAEVKDALAFMHVVAKKDDRFFIRRVLNKPPRGLGKITQEWIFSLLDEEDLNLEEALKLGAFKDKLNSKNEYALKKFMTMIGRLREAFEISVEEFCERFLEETNLLKSYEKEDNYEEREGFVKELLTLLKEHFKTNPTHSLLDFLNESVLDVHNTENAQKVSCMSVHMSKGLEFKHVFVIGLEEGFFPHRGFNQESDLEEERRLAYVAITRAKEGLQLSYVQERSYFGRKISCSPSVFLEEAQLLKSDQTPKQNHQKNTPIKVGDLIKHKIFGTGRVLGVEKGLSGLCLKINCGGNVYDKISEKFVEKVDNGF; via the coding sequence ATAATGGGTTTTGAAAAAAGCATTTTAGACAATTTGAACGAAGCGCAAAAAATCGCCGCATGCCACATTCAAGGGCCTTTATTGATTTTAGCGGGAGCTGGGAGCGGTAAGACTAAGACTTTAACGAGCCGTTTAGCGTATTTGATTGGCGCTTGTGGCGTGCCTAGCGAGAACACTTTAACGCTCACTTTCACCAATAAAGCGAGTAAGGAAATGCAAGAAAGGGCTTTGAAATTGTTGAAAAACCAAACTCTTATCCCTCCCTTGCTTTGCACTTTCCATCGTTTTGGTTTGCTGTTTTTAAGGCAGCACATGGGCCTTTTAAAAAGAGCGTGCGATTTTTCGGTGTTAGATAGCGATGAAGTAAAAACGCTGTGCAAACAGCTCAAAATTTCAAGCTTTAGAGCCAGTATTTCTCAAATCAAAAACGGCATGATGGATTTGAGCATGCAAGATAGCGAATGTCATAAAGCGTATGAGCTTTATCAAAACGCGCTCAAAAAAGACAATTTAGTGGATTTTGACGATTTGCTTTGTTTAAGCCTTAAGATTTTACAAGATAATGAAAAACTCGCTAAAGAGATTAGCGAACGCTACCATTACATCATGGTAGATGAGTATCAAGACACGAACGCCTTACAATTGGAATTTTTAAAACAATTGAGTTGCACGCACCATAATTTGTGCGTGGTGGGCGATGACGATCAGAGCATTTATGGGTTTAGGGGGGCTGATATTTCTAATATTTTAAATTTTTCCAAGCATTTTAAAGGGGCTAAAATAGTGAAATTAGAGACCAACTACCGCTCCAGCGCTGAAATCTTAGCGTGCGCCAATTCCCTCATCAGCCATAACCAACACCGCCACATTAAAACGCTTCAAAGTTTCAAAGGCTCGCATAAAAGCGTGGTTTGTAAGGAATATTTAACGCAAAAAGAAGAGAGCCTGGATGTGGCTTATCAAATCAAAGCCCTTTTAAAGAAGGGCGAGAATTTAGAAAATATCGCTATTTTGTACCGCCTAAACGGGCTTAGTCGCAGCATTGAAGAGAGCTTGAACGCTTTGAATATCCCTTATAGGCTCATTGGGGCGCTGAGTTTTTATGAAAGAGCCGAGGTTAAAGACGCTTTGGCGTTCATGCATGTGGTGGCGAAAAAAGACGATCGCTTTTTTATTAGGCGCGTTTTAAACAAGCCCCCAAGAGGTCTTGGCAAGATCACTCAAGAATGGATTTTTTCTCTTTTAGATGAAGAGGATTTGAATTTAGAAGAAGCGCTAAAACTTGGGGCGTTTAAAGACAAACTAAACTCTAAAAACGAATACGCTTTAAAGAAATTCATGACTATGATAGGGCGTTTGAGGGAGGCTTTTGAAATTTCAGTGGAGGAGTTTTGCGAGCGGTTTTTAGAAGAGACTAATCTTTTAAAAAGCTATGAAAAAGAAGACAATTACGAAGAAAGGGAGGGCTTTGTCAAAGAGCTTTTAACCTTGCTAAAAGAGCATTTTAAAACTAACCCCACGCATTCTTTACTGGATTTTTTGAATGAAAGCGTGTTAGATGTCCATAATACAGAAAACGCGCAAAAAGTGAGTTGCATGAGCGTGCATATGAGTAAGGGGTTAGAGTTTAAGCATGTGTTTGTGATCGGGTTAGAAGAAGGGTTTTTCCCGCATAGGGGGTTCAATCAAGAAAGCGATTTAGAAGAAGAAAGGCGCTTGGCTTACGTAGCGATCACTAGGGCTAAAGAAGGATTGCAGCTCTCTTATGTTCAAGAGCGTTCGTATTTTGGGAGGAAAATTTCTTGCTCGCCCTCTGTGTTTTTAGAAGAAGCCCAGTTGCTTAAAAGCGATCAAACCCCTAAACAAAATCACCAAAAAAACACGCCCATTAAAGTGGGGGATTTGATCAAGCATAAGATTTTTGGCACCGGTAGGGTTTTAGGCGTGGAAAAGGGCTTGAGCGGTTTGTGCTTGAAAATCAATTGCGGAGGGAATGTCTATGATAAAATCTCAGAAAAATTTGTAGAAAAAGTGGATAACGGGTTTTGA